In the genome of Paramisgurnus dabryanus chromosome 18, PD_genome_1.1, whole genome shotgun sequence, one region contains:
- the sec16a gene encoding protein transport protein Sec16A isoform X4, translating into MQPPPRTTPPGAVGPPPSSSGANAFRRNRPHKHGAAAATPPTQPLADPLAFGWSSMAGGSQTPYTNSNPLPMQAPPMAGFNSTAPPQGPQPGAQAASPGPPPRIFTPQPFPPGPPSGANPPSTEPGYFNSQEPMPYIAQLPNPSPHLNFNPSHPPSTAPTPPVQTATPFQSQPTPPVHGSRPPSVQNYFQPTNDLPSQPFHPQAPPSAPSPHTAPPLTQPPNQGLPAPPNTTWPTSTQQQNSLVPAQSYFSQSVGPSEPWFSQNPSQHAYPLPYPEAPSDPGTLSMFFGGNDVENEETLSGEGRVNGVTHPSHSSVESSGPYLNDSGNIRAGTGPCDSVENLECVPNQEVLPSEAPPGHAFEAGPNLETPETAPRPARSASVSSSYSNVSHSSGHGPHSGGHAPRRQQGVVGTFIQQESPRPPDHPPSHPSTGGYFEQIDSNPAAEASPTFPTPSPPKPVGVFQASANSSFEPVRSHSVGVRPAEVDRARMVVEKSGHVMHPGNLEQPPDNLETIYLAERRPSSRAHVAQRPSESPATTLWAQNDPANLSANILLAPAAPSLAASFIPAHPGEVIQPPEDGPLDLHPAKPNPQPSSENLENPPDSNSQAGLGYASLLVATPPVESLNQPVLIAPPSSNYNLVSSQNSLQPSNQISPQETAPPAHPPSQSSATNQIPQSSPPANHPQSLFSHTPVILNPSATQGVLNLAREVKDDPFSVQAARPALSRAESIKGDCQTLPPPVSLAPPSSAATNHNQPSNYELLDFSMHQSTNQVSGPAVSQSVQPLAPANNTPGFYLQVTKDAQQSGQPDSEAQPLQQILNPPRPSSNQPSSEPVRPSHPPQYQPLPQVPPIHPGAPPTGAGSVPPSSYPPQSVSSAPQPPQEPQRPPSALNSLPGYGLTPAVPPGPGYPGYYPGAYPEYQDGRLPYPPQYPVDPRAQSYPQQEDFYRRADPRYGRYDAQNSSYREAERQPERPSSRTSQYSDRPNSRQGYPEDYSRTNRSAYDEYYANYYKRQYEAYGDRSRWYDPNAAYDPRYRAYYDQLYGWYNYDLDAYRSYNQQYNSAARGKEGYDDPWRYYPGYDTSFDDDYRRREPYADDFDRRSVHSEQSAHSVHSTHSRRSSFSSRSQQSQVYRSQTDLAYDPTGTTLPVDYTYSQYPDPSDASQIPYNPADTTWTAPEQPPPRPLTPEKYSIPHRCARFGPAGQLILVQPNLPSAGQPTLVEIHSIETILQDSSEQAELRSFPGPLAKEETHKVDVIKFAQNKAQECLRNDNLMDKDSAYLIWEFIVLLCRQNGTVVGTDIADLLLKEHRSVWLPGKSPNEANLIDFNNEAIEHAEQDEAGPISLLSDTYMGVPENVGKETERFRELLLFGRKKDALESAMKNGLWGHALLLASKMDNRTHARVMTRFANSLPINDPLQTVYQLMSGRMPAAATCCGDEKWGDWRPHLAMVLSNLTHTLDLDTRTISTMGDTLASKGLVDAAHFCYLMAQVGFGVFTKKSTKMVLIGSNHSLPFLKFCSTEAIQRTESYEYAQSLGSQPLILPNFQVFKFIYTCRLAESGLCAQAFHYCEVISRTLLSLPEYYSPVFISQLIQMSVRLRFFDPQLKERPEQELFIEPDWLQHLRQLDGQIKDGVITYRPDRSTPQLYPCSSPSIEDHNSPPDHSTLTSDPHNPLMTSLMPPAGVQLMPPAPPTILQDGTVPQQQAPPPTESVPFYPGPPQPNYVAPYQPETQEQYMPVPPQQPPTQMPPYMSQTMPGQMPTQMPGQMPPPMPGQMPPPMPGQMQTQMPGQMQTQMPGQMQTQMPGQMQTQMPGQMQTQMPGQMPPPMPGQMPPPMSGQMPPPRHRAESGSGQSSPQQFPQSSPTFSVPPPLQGKDFYDEMARMGAGRRSRTTSQSSSVQMAPGRRSRTVSESSNHSGRERSSSIVSQCSPPPPPIPESPPQEEPKKIRKDSPKKAGGGGWLTWLYPKRKNEAHLPDDKNKSIVWDEKMKKWINLDEPEEENKPPPPPPTSFPKVPMGGPGAGPPVAGGPGAGPPVNMFSRRAGTKSRYVDVLNPGRGGSKPAAAVPPPADLFAPLAPMTMPTTLFTPATGPDEQPMEGSVPDAGGEQTEQTNATMFNPNALPPGPEGSQSGEVPAQPPAQGAPPTGAVTFYNPSQFAQSLPPSHARPGRLGQRGYPTVK; encoded by the exons ATGCAGCCTCCTCCTCGAACCACCCCGCCTGGAGCTGTTGGACCTCCACCTTCCTCCAGTGGGGCTAATGCCTTTAGAAGAAATAGACCCCACAAGCATGGGGCTGCAGCTGCTACCCCACCCACCCAGCCATTGGCTGATCCTCTTGCCTTCGGCTGGTCTTCAATGGCTGGGGGCAGCCAAACTCCATACACAAACAGCAACCCACTTCCTATGCAAGCCCCGCCTATGGCAGGGTTCAACTCAACTGCTCCACCACAAGGGCCACAACCAGGAGCACAGGCAGCCTCACCGGGGCCCCCACCAAGAATTTTTACCCCGCAACCTTTCCCCCCAGGTCCACCATCGGGGGCCAACCCTCCCTCTACAGAACCAGGATACTTTAATTCCCAAGAACCTATGCCCTACATTGCACAGTTGCCTAACCCATCCCCTCATTTAAATTTTAACCCATCACATCCTCCTTCCACAGCCCCAACACCCCCGGTTCAAACCGCAACTCCATTCCAGTCCCAGCCCACACCACCTGTTCACGGAAGCCGGCCACCTTCGGTTCAGAATTACTTTCAGCCAACCAATGATCTGCCATCTCAGCCTTTTCATCCTCAGGCTCCACCCTCTGCACCCTCTCCACACACGGCTCCACCTTTGACACAACCTCCGAATCAAGGTCTGCCAGCTCCACCAAATACGACTTGGCCGACTTCAACTCAGCAACAGAACTCCCTCGTCCCAGCTCAGAGTTATTTCAGTCAGTCTGTTGGACCCTCAGAGCCATGGTTCAGTCAGAACCCATCTCAGCATGCCTACCCTCTGCCCTACCCTGAAGCCCCCAGTGACCCTGGAACCCTTTCAATGTTCTTTGGAGGTAATGATGTGGAAAACGAGGAGACCCTTTCAGGGGAGGGACGTGTAAACGGGGTTACACACCCTTCCCATTCATCAGTAGAGTCGTCTGGTCCATATTTAAATGACAGTGGTAACATTCGAGCTGGGACAGGACCTTGCGATTCGGTGGAGAATTTGGAATGTGTACCAAACCAGGAAGTGCTGCCTAGTGAAGCACCACCAGGCCACGCCTTCGAGGCAGGGCCTAACTTGGAGACACCGGAGACTGCTCCACGTCCAGCCCGCTCTGCCAGCGTGTCTTCCAGCTACAGCAATGTCAGTCACAGCAGTGGACATGGTCCTCACAGTGGCGGCCATGCCCCTCGGCGACAACAAGGTGTAGTGGGAACGTTTATCCAACAGGAGAGTCCTCGGCCACCAGATCATCCTCCCTCGCACCCCTCCACAGGTGGCTACTTTGAACAGATAGACTCAAACCCAGCTGCAGAGGCAAGTCCTACTTTTCCAACTCCTAGCCCTCCAAAACCAGTTGGTGTGTTCCAAGCAAGTGCAAACTCCTCTTTCGAGCCTGTTCGCTCGCATAGTGTAGGAGTTCGACCTGCTGAGGTCGATCGTGCACGTATGGTTGTGGAAAAGAGTGGACATGTAATGCATCCTGGCAACCTGGAACAACCCCCAGACAACTTGGAAACTATTTACTTAGCGGAACGTCGACCTTCATCTCGAGCTCATGTAGCGCAACGCCCCAGTGAGAGCCCTGCTACTACGCTTTGGGCTCAAAACGACCCTGCCAATCTCAGTGCTAACATCCTTTTAGCTCCTGCAGCACCCTCACTGGCTGCATCGTTCATCCCGGCTCATCCAGGTGAAGTCATCCAACCACCAGAGGATGGCCCTCTTGATTTACATCCAGCTAAGCCAAACCCACAACCTTCCTCTGAAAACTTGGAGAACCCACCAGACTCCAACTCTCAGGCAGGTTTGGGATACGCCTCCTTGCTAGTGGCCACACCCCCTGTGGAGTCCCTAAACCAACCTGTGTTGATTGCCCCACCTTCCTCTAATTACAATTTGGTTTCATCTCAAAATTCTTTACAACCATCCAATCAGATAAGTCCTCAAGAGACAGCCCCGCCTGCTCACCCGCCATCTCAGTCTTCTGCGACCAATCAAATTCCTCAGAGTTCTCCTCCAGCCAATCATCCGCAGTCTCTTTTCTCTCATACACCAGTAATTCTAAATCCTTCTGCTACTCAAGGCGTTTTAAATTTAGCACGAGAGGTAAAAGATGATCCGTTCTCTGTTCAAGCAGCCCGACCTGCACTCTCTCGAGCTGAGTCTATTAAAGGTGATTGCCAGACTCTTCCACCTCCCGTTTCTCTAGCTCCGCCTTCATCTGCTGCCACTAATCACAATCAACCTTCAAATTATGAACTGCTTGATTTTTCTATGCATCAGTCCACAAATCAGGTATCAGGCCCGGCCGTGTCTCAGTCAGTCCAGCCGCTGGCCCCTGCAAATAACACACCTGGCTTTTACCTGCAGGTCACCAAAGATGCCCAGCAGAGTGGGCAGCCTGACAGCGAGGCTCAGCCCCTTCAACAGATCTTGAACCCTCCAAGGCCCTCAAGCAATCAACCCAGCAGTGAGCCTGTTCGCCCCTCCCACCCACCTCAGTACCAACCTCTTCCACAGGTTCCACCCATTCACCCTGGAGCCCCCCCGACCGGAGCTGGATCTGTCCCGCCCTCTTCTTACCCACCCCAGTCTGTAAGCTCTGCTCCCCAGCCACCTCAAGAACCCCAGCGACCTCCTTCTGCTTTAAACAGTCTGCCTGGTTACGGTCTTACCCCCGCAGTGCCTCCTGGTCCCGGCTATCCCGGCTACTACCCAGGTGCCTACCCGGAGTACCAGGATGGAAGACTACCATATCCACCCCAGTACCCTGTGGACCCAAGAGCTCAGAGCTACCCTCAG CAAGAAGATTTCTACCGTAGAGCAGATCCTCGATATGGCCGGTATGATGCTCAAAATTCCAGTTATAGAGAAGCTGAGCGTCAACCAGAGAGGCCAAGTTCAAGGACTAGCCAGTACTCTGACAGACCCAACTCCAG gcaGGGGTATCCAGAAGACTACTCTAGAACCAACCGTAGTGCCTATGATGAATACTATGCAAACTACTACAAGAGACAATATGAAGCCTATGGAG ATAGGAGCAGGTGGTATGATCCAAATGCTGCATATGATCCACGCTACAGAGCCTACTATGACCAGCTATATGGCTGGTACAACTATGACCTCGATGCTTACAGAAGCTACAACCAACAATATAACAG TGCTGCTAGGGGAAAAGAGGGGTATGACGATCCGTGGCGGTACTACCCTGGTTATGACACCAGCTTTGATGATGATTACCGTCGGCGTGAGCCGTATGCTGACGACTTTGACCGGCGTTCGGTGCACAGTGAGCAATCGGCACACAGCGTGCATTCGACACACAGTCGACGCAGCAGTTTTAGTTCACGGTCACAGCAG AGTCAGGTGTACAGGAGCCAGACAGACTTGGCCTATGATCCCACAGGAACGACTCTTCCTGTCGATTACACCTATAGTCAGTATCCAGATCCTTCAGACGCCAGTCAGATACCTTATAACCCAGCCGACACCACCTGGACGGCACCAGAGCAAC ctccCCCAAGGCCGTTAACGCCTGAGAAGTACTCGATTCCTCATCGTTGCGCTCGGTTTGGTCCGGCCGGTCAGCTGATCCTTGTTCAACCAAATCTGCCTTCTGCTGGTCAGCCCACACTTGTGGAGATCCACAGCATAGAG ACGATTCTTCAGGACTCTTCAGAGCAGGCTGAACTGCGTTCCTTCCCTGGCCCACTTGCCAA GGAGGAGACGCATAAGGTGGATGTTATAAAGTTTGCTCAGAACAAGGCCCAAGAGTGTTTAAGAAATGATAACCTCATGGATAAAGACTCCGCCTACCTCATCTGGGAGTTCATCGTGCTGCTATGTCGCCAGAACGGG ACGGTAGTGGGTACAGATATCGCTGACCTGTTGCTGAAGGAGCATCGCTCGGTCTGGTTGCCGGGTAAATCCCCCAATGAGGCGAATCTCATTGACTTCAACAATGAGGCAATCGAGCATGCAGAGCAAGACGAGGCGGGGCCAATATCTCTCCTATCAGACACTTACATGGGCGTTCCTGAGAATGTCGGCAAGGAAACGGAACGCTTCAGAGAACTACTACTGTTCGGACGCAAGAAG GATGCTTTGGAGTCGGCTATGAAGAATGGACTGTGGGGTCACGCTTTGCTACTGGCCAGCAAGATGGACAACAGAACCCATGCTCGTGTCATGACCAG GTTTGCAAACAGCCTGCCTATTAATGATCCCCTCCAGACGGTTTACCAGCTCATGTCAGGACGAATGCCAGCCGCTGCTACT TGTTGTGGTGATGAGAAATGGGGCGATTGGCGGCCACATCTAGCCATGGTGTTGTCCAACCTCACGCACACTCTGGATCTCGACACGCGCACCATTTCCACCATGGGTGACACATTAG CTTCTAAAGGTCTGGTGGACGCAGCACATTTCTGTTATCTGATGGCTCAGGTGGGCTTTGGCGTTTTCACCAAGAAAAGCACCAAAATGGTCCTCATCGGCTCCAACCACAG TTTGCCGTTTTTAAAGTTCTGCTCAACAGAGGCAATCCAGCGGACCGAATCGTACGAGTATGCTCAGTCCCTCGGCTCTCAGCCTCTCATACTTCCAAATTTCCAG GTGTTCAAGTTCATCTACACGTGTCGCCTGGCAGAGTCGGGACTTTGTGCGCAAGCTTTCCATTACTGTGAGGTCATCTCTCGCACTCTGTTGAGTTTACCTGAGTACTACTCACCTGTGTTCATCAGTCAACTCATTCAG ATGTCTGTGAGATTGAGGTTCTTTGATCCTCAATTGAAAGAGAGACCTGAGCAGGAGCTGTTCATAGAGCCTGACTGGTTACAGCATCTCCGACAACTGGATGGACAGATAAAG GATGGTGTGATAACTTATCGCCCGGACCGCTCCACACCACAGCTGTACCCCTGCAGTTCTCCCAGTATAGAAGACCACAACAGCCCACCAGATCACTCAACTTTAACCTCTGATCCCCACAATCCACTCATGACCTCCCTCATGCCACCAGCAGGCGTTCAACTCATGCCACCAG CTCCTCCCACTATTCTTCAGGATGGAACAGTCCCACAGCAACAGGCTCCGCCTCCTACCGAAAGCGTTCCGTTCTACCCAGGGCCACCACAGCCAAACTACGTGGCACCGTACCAACCTGAAACTCAAGAGCAATATATGCCCGTTCCACCCCAACAACCGCCCACACAGATGCCACCTTATATGTCTCAAACAATGCCTGGTCAGATGCCGACACAGATGCCTGGTCAGATGCCCCCACCAATGCCTGGTCAGATGCCCCCACCAATGCCTGGTCAGATGCAGACACAAATGCCTGGTCAGATGCAGACACAAATGCCTGGTCAGATGCAGACACAAATGCCTGGTCAGATGCAGACACAAATGCCTGGTCAGATGCAGACACAAATGCCTGGTCAGATGCCCCCGCCAATGCCTGGTCAGATGCCTCCGCCAATGTCTGGTCAGATGCCCCCACCAAGGCATAGGGCAGAATCTGGTTCTGGGCAGTCTTCTCCTCAGCAGTTCCCCCAGTCGTCTCCAACATTCAGTGTCCCACCTCCTCTTCAGGGAAAGGACTTCTATGATGAGATGGCTCGCATg ggTGCGGGCAGAAGATCTAGAACCACTTCACAATCATCATCAGTGCAAATG GCTCCAGGCCGTCGTTCTCGCACCGTGTCCGAGTCGTCGAATCATTCAGGACGAGAGCGCAGCAGCTCCATAGTCAGTCAGTGCTCTCCACCTCCCCCTCCCATCCCAGAGTCTCCGCCCCAGGAAGAACCCAAGAAGATTAGGAAAGATTCTCCTAAAAAA GCTGGCGGTGGCGGATGGCTCACCTGGCTGTATCCAAAGCGCAAGAATGAGGCACATCTCCCAGATGACAAGAACAAATCT ATTGTTTGGGATGAAAAGATGAAGAAGTGGATTAATCTGGATGAGCCAGAGGAAGAG AACAAGCCACCTCCTCCTCCACCAACCAGTTTTCCCAAAGTCCCAATGGGCGGTCCAGGGGCAGGGCCACCAGTCGCAGGTGGTCCAGGGGCGGGGCCACCTGTGAATATGTTCTCCAGGAGAGCAG GCACTAAGAGTCGTTATGTAGATGTGTTGAATCCTGGTCGTGGAGGTTCAAAACCCGCTGCTGCAGTACCACCACCTGCCGACCTGTTCGCCCCACTCGCGCCCATGACCATGCCCACCACTCTCTTCACCCCAGCGACAg GCCCGGATGAGCAGCCGATGGAGGGAAGCGTTCCAGATGCCGGTGGAGAACAAACGGAGCAGACGAATGCCACG ATGTTTAATCCAAATGCTTTGCCTCCTGGTCCAGAGGGAAGCCAGTCAGGAGAG GTTCCTGCTCAGCCACCAGCGCAAGGAGCTCCACCCACAGGGGCCGTGACATTCTATAACCCCTCCCAGTTTGCACAG TCTCTTCCCCCAAGCCACGCTCGACCCGGTCGGCTGGGACAGAGAGGATACCCAACAGTGAAGTAA